The following coding sequences lie in one Melospiza melodia melodia isolate bMelMel2 chromosome 10, bMelMel2.pri, whole genome shotgun sequence genomic window:
- the NICN1 gene encoding nicolin-1: MSGAAGPGPPAGPGRSPLPCAPRPAAPLQLAGGAEPARPGVAVIDLRFPRGAAADVQEIVFRNFYTAFLSVRVQRPGPGGSRRWVTCLRDLCLMPCPHTEEGSQDYFCLHRHQMLCDVDQVTAMRFILRQPSPVWLHFTIEDLQIFPPGQKSPQKDFPSWLSQLTPPEQPASLHGELPDPEKVSTEVQQMWVLTEVIRARQAAARIGRFDVDGCYDVNLLSYT, from the exons ATgtcgggagcggcggggccgggtccgcccgccgggccgggccgctccCCGCTGCCctgcgccccccgccccgccgcccccctgCAGCTGGCCGGGGGGGCCGAGCCCGCACGGCCCGGCGTCGCCGTCATCGACCTCCGCTTCCCCCGCGGCGCTGCCGCCGAT GTGCAGGAGATCGTGTTCAGGAACTTCTACACGGCGTTCCTGAGCGTGCGGGTGCagcggcccggccccggcggctCCCGGCGCTGGGTGACCTGCCTGCGGGACCTGTGCCTGATGCCTTGCCCGCACACCGAGGAGGGCTCCCAGGACTACTTCTGCCTCCACCGGCACCAG ATGCTGTGTGACGTGGACCAGGTGACAGCAATGCGGTTCATCCTGCGACAGCCCTCCCCAGTCTGGCTCCACTTCACCATCGAGGACCTGCAGATTTTCCCCCCTGGGCAGAAG AGTCCTCAGAAGGATTTTCCCTCCTGGCTCTCCCAGCTGACCCCTCCggagcagccagccagcctgcatGGG GAGCTCCCCGATCCAGAGAAGGTGTCGACAGAGGTGCAGCAAATGTGGGTGCTGACAGAGGTGATCCGGGCTCGCCAGGCAGCTGCCCGCATCGGGCGCTTCGAC GTGGATGGCTGCTACGATGTCAACCTGCTTTCCTACACCTGA